A stretch of the Acanthopagrus latus isolate v.2019 chromosome 9, fAcaLat1.1, whole genome shotgun sequence genome encodes the following:
- the LOC119025852 gene encoding sterile alpha motif domain-containing protein 9-like codes for MADHGRTVMSQEEDPSPGTMDWSKHPVRSRKQPGRRCKPYPFGKYQPTNRYIENNILDITESGASDFIEPCHEYKAFTNVTEETKMKKFTYEVIRFAAACMNSRTNGTIHFGIGDKPDFIHGQVLGVVVVEDREAYVKELKLAIDRCFAYKHKQIAKMCIKPARFVGVLNKNTTSSDKCVIEVDIVPESKICGENIFQTFNMETKKAKKKAKGKETVKPETKPQKQFFVRDGGSSRDLLAPTTGAKPMVEYGQFVDRIPQLAQLRKQSEEKHPNVIKSSTQGSRLSQMITGGSLSLDKSHFEQYVIITNKSHPVQLESLGFLVELNPTAVLDFDPESAKHGLQHHFKQLSRLSVHLPAKYKITEGVEDIANKLELTRNTSWVFCNRGIEHEVPSEIDEWLMDKGASNRDKMSFLCRKDVLPNKRFLVIFLLLSTVSDEMDPLVKTFSTFYQELKGTEQILCVCDNENAFISWRDLIDARCGIDISSRCIYELSLAEVNGTILSLFSKHLLSKNFLTCGGGSKVILEESVNQSLNTLEVFCIKQQENLDSGGTDVAMFTSWILRDTFRCAVLRDCNADFTEVAEQVVTLLMYGHEEQVPRVPVLLMIYDFKGNHKAVDLQQAIDKECVKKGIQGMSAKVIPLESPTNGSSSHK; via the coding sequence TCAGGAGGAGGATCCATCACCTGGCACCATGGATTGGTCTAAACACCCAGTAAGATCCAGAAAACAGCCTGGACGACGATGCAAGCCTTATCCATTTGGAAAGTATCAACCTACAAATAGATACATAGAGAACAATATTCTTGATATCACAGAATCTGGTGCCTCAGACTTCATTGAACCCTGCCATGAGTACAAAGCTTTCACCAATgtaacagaggaaacaaaaatgaaaaagttcaCTTATGAGGTAATTCGCTTTGCAGCTGCCTGCATGAACAGCCGTACCAACGGCACCATACATTTTGGAATAGGGGACAAGCCAGACTTCATCCATGGTCAAGTGTTGGGAGTGGTTGTTGTTGAGGACAGAGAGGCTTACGTTAAAGAGCTCAAACTTGCCATTGATCGTTGTTTTGCGTATAAACACAAGCAGATTGCTAAAATGTGCATCAAACCTGCTCGATTTGTCGGTGTTCTCAATAAGAATACGACATCATCTGACAAATGTGTGATAGAAGTGGACATAGTTCCTGAATCAAAGATCTGTGGAGAAAACATCTTCCAAACTTtcaacatggaaacaaaaaaagccaagaAAAAAGCGAAAGGTAAAGAAACAGTCAAACctgaaacaaaaccacagaaacaatTCTTTGTCCGagatggaggcagcagcagggatcTCCTCGCACCAACCACAGGTGCCAAACCTATGGTGGAATACGGCCAGTTTGTTGATCGTATACCACAATTAGCTCAACTTCGAAAACAATCTGAAGAGAAGCACCCCAATGTGATAAAAAGCAGTACTCAAGGCTCAAGATTAAGTCAGATGATAACTGGTGGTTCCCTCTCATTAGATAAGTCACACTTTGAGCAGTATGTGATCATAACTAACAAATCACATCCAGTTCAGTTGGAATCACTGGGATTTCTTGTTGAACTCAACCCAACAGCTGTTTTAGACTTTGATCCAGAATCAGCTAAACATGGATTACAGCACCACTTTAAACAGCTGAGTAGACTGAGTGTCCATTTACCAGCAAAGTATAAAATCACAGAAGGAGTTGAGGACATTGCAAACAAGTTAGAATTAACTCGTAACACCAGCTGGGTATTCTGCAACAGAGGTATTGAGCATGAGGTACCATCAGAAATAGATGAGTGGTTGATGGACAAGGGAGCCTCCAACCGAGATAAGATGTCATTTTTGTGTCGGAAAGATGTGCTTCCAAACAAGAGATTTCTTGTCATCTTCTTACTTTTGTCAACAGTGAGTGACGAGATGGACCCTCTTGTTAAGACATTCAGTACATTCTATCAGGAGCTCAAAGGCACAGAACAAATTCTTTGTGTATGTGACAATGAGAATGCATTTATCTCCTGGAGAGACCTAATCGATGCTCGGTGCGGAATCGACATTTCTTCCAGATGCATATATGAGCTCAGTCTTGCAGAAGTAAATGGCACTATTCTTAGTCTTTTTTCAAAGCATCTTTTATCTAAGAATTTCCTAACCTGTGGTGGAGGAAGCAAAGTCATCCTTGAAGAGTCAGTGAATCAAAGCCTGAACACCTTAGAGGTCTTCTGCATTAAGCAACAAGAAAATCTTGACTCTGGTGGGACTGATGTGGCCATGTTTACTTCATGGATTCTCAGGGACACATTCCGTTGTGCTGTCCTCAGAGACTGCAATGCTGACTTCACTGAAGTAGCTGAGCAAGTAGTCACACTTTTAATGTATGGCCATGAGGAGCAAGTACCACGGGTCCCAGTTTTGCTGATGATATATGACTTTAAAGGCAACCATAAAGCCGTTGACTTGCAGCAGGCCATTGACaaagaatgtgtgaaaaaaggaaTTCAGGGTATGTCAGCAAAAGTAATCCCCCTTGAAAGCCCCACTAATGGGTCCAGCTCTCacaagtaa